aggagagaatttCCTCCCACAGATTTTGAAGCAACGCAGTGTGTTAACTTCATTGTagcagaagaagcgacgccccgcTTATCCAGTAACACATAAATTCAGCAGGttattataaagatcagttctacgagtgagtgattagaaaagagcagagtcacttgttgaccagtaCGGTGTAATGCACATCAATGCAGTGGTGCTGCCAAGAGGGGGCCAGCGGGGCCACCGGATACtgtaaaggctataatcagagttttaCAACACAAAGCAGTGAAACGAAAACATAGAAAGGCTGAACCGGGATTATAATCCAGaaaattgggggaaaaaaatgtagcCTCTGTACCTAACATGGTTTGATCTGGCCGACTGTTGGTGGGAGAAGCTCTGAGATCGGCCCAGGGTACGTGTCTCTAGAAGCTCACCGGCTACCAAGCTTGATGATAGTGGAGATTTCTTCAGTAGCGatcgaggaggaggagtggacaCAGTAGCTGTGAGCTGAAGCTTCAGTTTCATATGCTGGCTTAACTGTAGTGTTAACATGGAGCAGGATAAGAGGAGACAAGATGGAAGAGCACTTCATTAATTCAATTATTGTATTCAGCCATGTTtatattgtaaaacaaaaatatgtctATTCCCAACTTATCCACtttaaagtcattttcagacaGCACAGTTGGGTCCATACTTTCtcaggagtttgcctttcacacataaacatggGGGCAGgtgattctccactcagacgcattcacaacaacacagaaatctccacaGCGTTCAGGTAAGGGGTGGATGTAATCTTcagctgtggagatcacatgcatttgtttacagcacatcagcaAAGGCGtatcatcaaaagctctcttgacatcttcatctgtgtcttctacgtgtttggCACTGCCTTTTCCTCCTGAGATGTATTCTTTTGGggggtttttttatgtttgcgTCTGTTTCATGTCCGAAACCTCAAATCAATACGCCCAGTCGCTTGTAGTGAATCCCCCAGTGCATCTGCTATATTCTTACTTTGGCTCATTCAGGAATTATCCAGAGTTTTAACAAAGGGGCTGGGCGAAGAAACCcccggagaaagtccggagcctctCATTCAGGCAGTTGCGTtatcacacacagcccctccggagaatgtcatgagattatccagagttcagagcatgtctgCAAGCAGCTTAAGTTTTATCACAGAGGTTACTATACGCCTGTCAGCAGGTTTAGCATATAACAGTTACAAAGTCCATATTTAGTATGTGCAAACTTAATTCTTTAGGCAGCTACGAACCCATGTGGGGTGTCCCTTTATTTAAGCCCTCTGAGGTGAGAAATTCATCAGTCTAAGCACTGGGTATTAGTTGGGTAAAATGTTAGTAACTTCACTGTATCAATTTTTTGACTGCTTTCGAGTTTTCGAAttgaatttaacattttgggAATAGAATCAAAAAAATTTCGaatagaattttaaattctcctTCTCACTtacaaggcccttaataatatgcACCATCATACCTCTCTacatttaagagtaggcttaaaaccttcctttttattGAGCCGTTATTTAGAGCTGGTTCAGGTTTGTCTTGGACCAGATCCAAGTTATGCTGCTTTAGGTCTAGAATGTCAGGGGTCACATGACAggtggagcttctctttcctcttctccctcattaATATCttatcaatacatgttactgactggACTTCTTTCCCGGAGTCATTGGgctttatcgtttgcagatccaggaccgcagctgcggccacatcctggatcatgatggtggGTCGTAGACTGTGATCATGGACCATAGATCATTATGGTGGATCACGAATCCCACATCGTGATGGAGatcgtggatcatgatcgtgttggcagctgatcgtggatcatgatggtggatcaaGATGATAGATCGTAGATAgtggtggcatctgattgtggactatgattacaacaagactgcttaaaaaaacaatacgCCTACTCACATACTGATGATAACTTCTCAATTAATTTGTCATTGccgctcccttcatctctattagacattttcttatgtataaatacttgaAACATAGACACagttttccattatgttacaaactgtttccgTTAATCAATGtagttttccttactcttgttgagggttaaggagaGAGATGTTGCAccttgatttgtgaatatgggctatacaaatacaatttgattggtTGAAGTCAAAGTTGTTCTGTACCACAGGAATACTTGCAGTGTACTAAGTATGTTACTCAGTGTGCGACCTCGCAAATGTTTGGTACCTCAAAGAGTCCAGTTCTGAGGATCTGGAAGGCCACAGTGAAGGAGAGGGTGGAGCCCTTGCTACACTGTCCCAGGTTGTTGATGGGAGACTGGCACACCACCGCTTCATCCCTGGGGTCCTGCTGATGACTATGAGCTGAGGAAAAGACGGATGGAGGAATAGGGACCAAGTGGGGGGAGGGAGTAACAAGCATAGGTAGGACAAAGCATACAAAGTTAGATCAAGACAGAACTCTAAGACTCACATTGCTGAGGTGCTTTATCTTTCAAGCTAGAATTTCTGCCCTACGATTATATGCCTCGGCCTATCCTTAAGATAAAGTGTTCACGGTGACTTTGACCTTTAGCCTCccaattctaatcaggtcatccttgagttcaggtgaatgtttgtgccattGAAATGGGTGTTCTAAATCCCTTTCACAAGAACATGaaatcactgtgaccttgacctgcGTTGATTATCTCTATTTCACTCCTGGAGTCAAACAGCAATTTATGaagtgcattttttttatcttatcatACAGTAACAGCAAACTATGCTGGGCCCCAAGCGGCCTGTGTGGCTGCTGGAACTGATAAAACAAACCTCTGTTAGTTCCCACCAACACAGATATTAGGCCTCTCTTGGGAAATCTGTACATCACTGTACTGTGAGGTTGTTCTGCGAAAATACATCTTCTACATCTACACAAAACTACATGAATGCAGTTATaatccagcaaaaaaaaatgtatacagttGTGGATAAAGGCGAACATGATCTTCACTGTAGAAAGATTAACCTGGGAGTGACTTTAATTTACAGTAGAAATGTAAGAATTGAGAAAGCACAATAGTAAAGACGTATTTCATATAAATCTTACAGCACTTAATGTAGTCGTCTGTTTACTGTAAGAGTAAAGTCCAAAGGCTGGAGGAACAGAAACTGCTcttgcatttaaaatgtttaacagtgtgtaGTTTAACTTGGGTGTAGCCCAGGGATCTATTTTAGGCCCATTACTGTTAAATTTATACTTGCTGCCTTTTGGCCAAATTATTAAGAAGCACTATGCTGATGACATGCAATTATATATTCCCCCAATGAACGGAGCCCCATAGACACattgccataatgcatcaaagaTATTCGCATCTGGATGTCTAGcaatttttttaagttaaataaaGATAAGATAGAAGTCCAGGTTGTCGGGGGAAAAAGAAATAGACAGCAGACCTCTTATCATCACTATCTCTGGATAGTGTCACACTGTCAGGAACCTTGGTGTCATCTTGGACACCGACCTCGCTTTCCAGAGCCATATCAACAACATAGTTAAAATTGGATTTTATCCTATTAGAAATATTTCAAAAGAAAGGAGCGTTCCAAGAAGACAGGGAAAAATGTGtccatgcttttattttcagtcgGCTAGACTACTGCTCACAGGAACCTGTAAAAAGCATCTTGATCAGCTCAAGGATCCTGACGCTAGAGTTTTAACTAGAAAAAAACCctcttttgattgttttttttaacaaaatcctccttttattttatatcttacTATCTTCTTATCTTACTATTTTATCCACCTGGTTTTGTAGCTGCTACTTTTGTCGTAGCTCACAATCTGTGCAGCACATTGTGTGTCCACATGGAATGAGATGTGCTGTATAGATAACGTTTTGATTAATTGCTTTTGTCATTACATGACTTTTCAGCTCATTTAAGCTGATTAAAGTGGCGTTCGAATAGCCAAACCATGAGTAAGGCAAAGATGAATGAATTAATTGTCGATGCTCGTGTTGAATAATGACATCTTATCATGTGGACgtctttatctttctgatgAAGTTGGAACAGTGTTTCAAGTCTGCTTCTCACCTTCAGAATTCCAGATCAGATGAACGGCAAAGTCCTGCAAGTTGTTCAGGAGGGTGTATTTAACCCAGAAGTGCTCCAGAGGCCTGACGGCCCTTGGACAGGAAGCTGTCATCACCAGCTGAGGACGATCCAAGCGGATACTGGGCAACGAGTAACAACTAGAGATATATCtgggaaaaaaggaaacaagtatttttatttcctaTCACATGGCAAACATTTTGACTTGTTACAAGTGAAACTGGTTTTGCAACTTAGTAATGCTAGTGAGTCAGAATGTACAAAAGGTGGATCATGGAACTAGCTCACATAATTAGATTGCTGTGGTTTTTCCGACTACTGGTGTATGGTCATAAACACAGTATGCTTGGCATTCAAGTGGTTCAAGTTGACAGAACATCACTGAGaggcaacagcaacatgaaTGCTAATATAATCTAAGTCCAACTATAGGCTGGCAGTTGTTTAAGGTAATGCACTACATGCAAAAGCATAATGAAATGATCAAACAGTTGGAATACTCAAATTCTGttataacatttgaatattaggtaatattataaaattaccaaaaaaaaaatcaatgcaaaaagttactatatattaattatcttttgatgaaaaataagTCAGAAAGCCTGCTGTGGACACGGTCTGTCACAGATCtgtcaaaacatatttttctattgttgtttttctttatgatttcaaaatacacaaaagcgTAGTTGTAGCATTGAGTGTGTAGCATGTTGTCCAGTGCCCAGGCCACAAGACGTGTGAAAAAACTGACTGAATGACTCAGGTTTGTAAAATCAAAGGGTAATtctttaaacaataaaagataataCTCCTACATTGTTTTCATAGCACTCGGAAATGTCAGTAGAGATTTGCTACATGTTGAACAAAAGATGACCAGTTACCTTGTGAGAGGAAGTGCTGGAGTATACCATTGTAACACAGCCACCAAAGGGATTTCCAAACCCTatgtttaaaaagagagaataaactCACTGCAACACAATTTCATACGTCATACAGTCCCCAGCTAATTTTCTATTTCATCCTGTGTTTGTTAAAAACTCGAAGTAAAGGAGCTGTCTCCTCACCTCACTGGAGTCCTCTTCTGGTTTGttttgaagctgcagctgaaataGAAAGTTCTGTTGCTCCAGCGCACTGAGCGTGCTCGGTAAGCGTGATGACTCACTATCGATCCGATAGAATGACGCCATGGTGAGCTCAGCTGATTGGTGGCTGGTGGGATAAATACATATGGGTCATAATTgcatcaatatttttttcaaagataAACATTTTTCACTGATATACATAAAGTAGGATAGATTATTACTcctaaaagagaaaatatccagtgagcggcagatgtgtggacgaaaatgccttgttgatgtcagaggtcagaggagaatgggcagagtggttcgagatgatagaaaggcaacagtaactcaaataaccactcgttacaaccaaggtttgcagaataccatctctgaacgcacaacacgtcgaaccttgcagcagatgggctacagcagcagaagaccccaccgggtgccactcctgtcagctaagaacaggaaactgaggctacaattcgcacgggctcaccaaaattggacaatagaagattggaaaaacgttgcctggtctgatgagtctcgatttcagctgcgacattcagatggtagggtcagaatttggcgtaaacaaaatgaaaagcatggatccatcctgccttgtatccatcctgccttgtatcaacggttcaggctgctggtggtggtgtaatggtgtgggggataatttcttggcacactttgggccccttGGTACCAATTGAGCATCGTTTAAACGCCACAccttgttgaatctatgctaTGAAGAATTAAGGCAGTTCTGAAGGCAGAAGGGGGTCCAACCCGGTACAagcaaggtgtacctaataaagtggccggtgagtgtataATCCTCTATAATACATCTTCCAAAGTCCTCAACAAACATCCGTCCATCCAGAACTCTGTTACCTGTCTGCTAACCCACACTCACTACTGAGATCACATCACCCTGTTCTCCAGAACCGCCACTGCAAATATTGTGATTGAAGTTTTCTTTAATCTGACAGTATACATTATGGGCACATACTTACCACACATTGTCAACTATGAGCACGGAACCATCTGGCATCATGGGGAGATAGGACGAGTTGTAGTTGGGAACGATCTTCATGTCTCttacacacacctcctcctgagAGCTGCAGTTCACCACTTAGGATACAAGAGGAAGGAACAGCAGCTGATTGCCCAGTCATGGTGACTTCATTCTATTTGACTGCGTCAGTTTCAGGGTCTTGGTAATATTCCTGCTGGCTCACTGGAATACAACCATGTTAACATGGTTCGTAACACATGTGCTTCTCCTACTATGACAAAGAGCCTtgggaccacacacacaaatgggtTACTCATATATAGCTGCCAAAACAATGACTATGGGGTTGTACTGTATGCTAGATGGACAACCTACTCTTTTTCTTGCTGGAATTTAAAACCAGAGTGGACAGTATGTTTTATGTTCAAGGCGTTGTTCTCTAGCTGAGGGCGGTATGGCACTAGCTTACTTGGAGGAGATCTGGGGATTGTATCTGTGAATATGAATGGTTTACCTTTCAGAACAGTCAAGTGTTTTCCAGACACGGTCATCTGCTGACACTGGACGCTGGGAGGTGGCAGAACATTCAGGGTGGTGTTGACTGGCAGTAAAGAtacaagacaaatacaaaaaaaacagacactttACATAACTACAGTTATTCAGCAGTCACATAGGACACATTTAATGACACGAATGCCATTACGACTGACTTTGCATGGCAACCTCACTGAAATCTGTGGTTCCAGGTCGGAAGTCCACAAACTCTTGAATTCTTTGGGGCAAGTTCATGTCCGGTGTTGACAGATAAATCATTGTTTGTACCCTGTGCCTTGAAGGTGTTCAGGTCCTGTCTGAAGGTGTGCGTTGGGCTCCTGAGCTGCAGAAGAGTCAGGTAGCCATGTTCCCTCACTTCcacattttcttcctcctgcttccacaCAGTCACTATGATCTGAGAGCACAAagaggcacacaaacacaaaaagaccaggggcctcatttatgaAACAGTGCGAAGGATTCATTCTAAAATTGTACATGCGAAGGCAGACAATGGcttacacaaaaatatattgttatttataaaaCCATGTGCACCTGAGGGCAACGGGCCTGATTCACCAACCGTTCCTATTTTTGTTCTCGTGTAAGAACAAAATCTATTAAAACTGAAGAGCACTCTCACGCACTCTTGACAACTGAAACAatcagtttttttactttatattttacagttgtataataatattttaattacaataatattttatcatttgtatCTTAAAAAAAGACTTACAAGTTTCAGTGCatgttataatttttttttttttttaaagcatggAAATGTTGAAGAGGAGAACACACAGGTTTGTTTAAAACCTGTCTGATCAGATTTATCATTATGATCCCAATGTCGTGTATTCACTTCGTGGGAATAGTGTCACTGTTattgatggtgatggtgatgattaTTGATAACCCTGAACCCTAATGACGAAATAAACAGTGGAAATATTCAGAATTGACCTTGTCCAGTGTCAGTGTGCAGCCTGGCTGCAATTCAGATGAACAAATGTTACTGTATATTAAGATATCAGGCTAAACTTATCATAACAGCATTAGACAAAGGtgaatttattatattttaaagctGGCAAAAATAATACTCGACCAGCTGCGGGCACAGAGGCGTTTAAACAATGTAAACGTAGCCTAAAATGGAATGAACAGCTGTGTAACCATTAGATctaagctctgtcagactggttataatgaaataacaattacatcatcataattattattattattcatcattgaaaagacaaaaaaggttATTGGCAGTTAAAGTAATACAACTAACCAATGGTACTGTTTactccctgctgctgctttttctctGTGCTATTCTGTCTTGTCTACCCGTGCACTAACAGTGTACTCTTTTGGCGCAGCAATGTTATcagtaatgtgtttttaatcactgTGTGAGAAAACGGATGCCTGACAAAGATaagttggttggttagttaaTGTTGACTCACAAATCAGTAACAGTACAAGTCTACCCATAGCTTGTTTTGatcttttattatataatattttcagTCAATCATCACAGTTAAGCAAAAGGGTTAGTTAGGGCATGTTTCTCACCTCTCCTGTGTGGATTGAGACTGATTGACAAGTAAAATATGCTGTGGCCTTGCAGGGACTGTACAATGATACAAACACTCAAAGTTTGGAAGCCAAACCACAACTTTAAAGTTATGTATCACTATCTGGATATGAATGTACCCATCAGGAtatcaaaatgtcttttttgcACAGCACTGCTCACTATCACATCAAACGCAACACCGATTTTTCGCACGTCCAGATTACATATAAGGTTTACGCGATTAGACAAGAAATTTGCGTCTCTTGACCTTGGCATCGCGTTTGGTGTGGTCCGCCATGCATTCGATGTGAATCTGACGCCAAATGTTTGCGTTGCGTTCAATGTGCACCATTAGTGCTAAAGGGAGCAAAAGGATTCTTAGGGCTTGCTCATGTCCAGACACAACCAGAGGTTGTAGAGCAACAACCATCAGAAAGCACCAGGCTGTATGTCTGCCAGTTCTGTGTGCTCAGAAAGCTGACCAACATGTGAAAGTTAAGAAGAAGAGCCGCCTGAGACACACCCTGTGCTTCCCCTTACAAGACAGAGTTCCCAGCACCAAGGTCCCCCTTGCTGGCTGCCAGAGACACATGTGAATGGGCCACATATTCAAAGATGTGATTTACAATGAGCTCAGTGAAGGCACAGGAGGCTACATTGAATGCCTGCACCTTTGCATCGAGGATGACTACAAGCACGACTGGAAGCTAGTAGACATAAATCTGCCAAATTTAATCCTACGGAAAAAATGCCCGAACAGCCCTGCGTGTGGAGAAGTGAACTATTGAGATAGACATCCCAACTTGGGACTCCTTAACCAATCTGAGAAGTGGTTACTAACTAACTACCATCATGGTTCACCATCATCGCCCAAGATGAGCCGATGCCAACAACATTGGAATAAAGTCAATTTATACACAGTACAAAGAGAAGAGCTGTGAAACATGTAATGTCTCACAGTTTACATGGTCATATCATCCATGTGTCTTACCTTGGCTTTGAGTGTGTTCACTGGCAGCTTGTCCAAAGAGACTGTGAGGCAGAAGATAACCTGGTCATCCAACACCAGAGCAGACTGCAGGGGGACAAGAAAGAGGACACAATGTTCAACATTAGAGAGAGTGTGGAGACAATAAGTGAATTTAAGCCTACAaataattaaaggttcagtgtgtagaatttagtgacatctagtggtgaagttgcaaaTTGAaactgaatacccctcacctcaccctcccctttcaaacatgacaAAACTAACTGGATAttgttgatgataataataaatattttagttaTATATTGCTTGTTGTGTGTCCTTTTCCTTTCTATAGTAAAGATAATCCTGAAGCcgtgatatttcctctgacaataatCGTGGCACCAAAATTTCATATTGTGACATTCctattacacactagtgaaaactagtggtgcaccgatgtatcggccgtatatcggtagcggccgatattcgcctcgtttactgccatcggcgtatcggtaataaacttgactttcaccgataacattggccgatgttcattggtatgttttctgcagcctgccaatctggcatccagattatggtacactgacgccgggtttacaccgggtGCTGAAGCGCCgtgccgcgcagcgccaaggaaagccaggcgcctcccatcccccccccccctgttaaacctttgtgcggttcacatgggctgcgccgcgccgcgccagcgcccttcaccgatggtttcagcgtgcgagcgagcgtattgcgccaggaaacagactgaaaaatgattttaaaccatataaattacatattttatatgatataaatgatcaaatacgcatcccatactttgtattccccttcagttgtcctggagttttaattttcccaatcacataattaaatgtctccctctgcccatccactacagccacacaagcagtcatatagataaaaagagagggggggggctaaaggcttgcttggagaatacgtcatttacccccgacaccatggcatctaaagttacacttgtcactttttctgtttttcatattattcaagtaataaacaaatatcggtatcggtatcggccaagaatttccatatcggtgcatccctagtgaaaacatcactaggattattgtATATACAATTTCTGCtatagatccttttcacctaaatcataaacactgaaccttaaaGCATAGAGGGACTGCAAATACAAATTACTGTATTGATAACTGttgtcaaataatttttttgtaGGGTGTTTGATCTTATGCAATAACAGCATAAATTGACTACTATGAAAATATTAGCTCATCAGTGcaattaaagggcccatatattacacctttctgggacttcatttgaggtattggtcccctAAGATGATctatcagtggtttaaagtcgaaaaatGTCCTCCTGGTGCTCCAGAGAGAgcaggctgttttcgcctgcctctttAATAATttatgagcccctcctctgattggctgactgcactttgagtgacacgcgaccaggcctatcaccggtctcattctggcgcattgacgatctctctggtaaacacagctgaaagtcacgttgttatgtttggatacatctatagaagaccagccacaaATTCACAGTCGcttacaacaggatgtttctgaacggtaagttacaccgtcctcatgtttgttcaagttttaaaaggacagtcggccaatgtaggagtaagtCCAGAGTTTcagtacggagtttcaatacCGAGTAACGTCTACGTTACTCCATACTGCTGCATGTAGAGCATGCGGTGAGCAGTGTGGAAGAGCTGTATCCTTGAGGTGTTGCTGTAGGTTGAGAGTCTGTGGTGAAATGAGCTGAGCACaccgacacggcacgtcagagGAAATAAAGCTGGTCTCGAATAGTAACGTTCttgcacggacacattctcttccttgcatcccttcacactgctgtgtttcttcagtgtttgttgtggttagcctgtggtagctaacaagcagtggtggtggtggtggtggtggtggtggtggtggggagcagGGTCGGTGGGAgctatacagtctatggttcggaggctggactggtaccggctgggtggggctgagagaagagtgcgattccatgatgacatcatacgggAAGGAAGTATGTTTCAATAAgatatttcttagaatggactgagtgaaaaagtctgcggagtgactgttttcatactttgagggaacctactgacccccttcaagtaattacacATAGTAAAAGCCCAGGAAATTTATCTTtcacaatatgggccctttaatgtGAATTTTTTAAATAAGGGTTTACTCCTTAgagtataaaagtataaaagagTATATAAGAGTCAtacagcttctgtgtgtgtatgaaacatCTAACCCCAGATTTTTCCTCTGCTCGTGGATTTATTTGTGCAATAAGTCTGTAAAAATTCACAAACCAATAGAATAGCAGGTGTAGTGTAGGTAAATTAAAAACTGTAGTAACGGATGTTTTAATATCATGTCacattttaatcagttttaaacacaatttatagAGGGGTGTTCTTTCAAATGCAGGAGTAATTAGGAAAAACTTGAGTGAAGGGTGAAGATTAGGAGTTGGTTCATAATTGACATAATTGTCAGTGTGTGCTTCTATCTGCACACAGGTTTCTTCTTATCAAAAGGAAGTTATTTATGTCTACATTGCAAACATTGGACAAGATGAATATCCCTTGCATGTTTGAAGGTCTACTGCACTTATTAAGATGCCATCCACCAGTTGATGTAAGCAGATGTTAGCAACAACCAGgggatgttagggacatatcttcagttgtgtaccatTGCGTCATCAGGTGTTACAGGGTTTTAATTGCAACAGCGTTACAAGcggtacgctgaggctaaagggaagtctgactggctactggcatgtatggcagtactatgaaagtagattagacatcattacctctatgcctttttaaactaaacacctaCTGTCAAATACCGCATTGTTTTTAAGATTCCTTTAAGGCCATCCACAAACTCGCTCCGCCATACCTTTCTGAACTCCCGCACGTcgacatttattttattgatgtttttgatacattgtttcttatgttgtgttttttatctgcCGTGTAAGTTGACCTTGAGTGCTCTGAAAGgcgcctataaataaaatgtattattataagtattattaatattaaacctCCACCACAAGCCTGTGACAACCACATCTCTCTGCTGAACCGACTGAACAGCTTCTTTGCACGTTTCGATGCACGAAAACAACACCACTGCACAGAAGTCACCAGCCCAGCCCAGCCCCCCAGCGACCATGTTtctttacgtttgaagaagtggacATCATTTACTTGAATTGTGTTGATTTGGCTACAACACCGTTTaccccctgaaactccaaaagtgaatattcattttttcctgtgaactatccctttaagtcccTGGAGGCCTAACTGCACTTTCAAGTCTGGacacatctgaaacacaaagtTCACTGCAACGAGCAGAACAAAGTTTGAAGGCGTTTGTGTctgagagagaca
The genomic region above belongs to Hippoglossus hippoglossus isolate fHipHip1 chromosome 18, fHipHip1.pri, whole genome shotgun sequence and contains:
- the map11 gene encoding microtubule-associated protein 11, translated to MEPLCEYFMYFPAAPIPSPLDPAEYATLPRRNHVYLGETVQFLLVLRFREERSGAVPWRDQLGSLSAVASVCVAESRQQGHGEGQPDLRSSCSGDDEDKGPGEREPGCTDSNRTFTACNTFLVHRNPASDGRLDGKEPVKSALVLDDQVIFCLTVSLDKLPVNTLKAKIIVTVWKQEEENVEVREHGYLTLLQLRSPTHTFRQDLNTFKAQVNTTLNVLPPPSVQCQQMTVSGKHLTVLKVVNCSSQEEVCVRDMKIVPNYNSSYLPMMPDGSVLIVDNVCHQSAELTMASFYRIDSESSRLPSTLSALEQQNFLFQLQLQNKPEEDSSEGLEIPLVAVLQWYTPALPLTRYISSCYSLPSIRLDRPQLVMTASCPRAVRPLEHFWVKYTLLNNLQDFAVHLIWNSEAHSHQQDPRDEAVVCQSPINNLGQCSKGSTLSFTVAFQILRTGLFELSQHMKLKLQLTATVSTPPPRSLLKKSPLSSSLVAGELLETRTLGRSQSFSHQQSARSNHVRTGSVMEHRAITPLLGPSMGRATHPPPDHTLISLDKIAKRKCKVLVLEHIQEAYCR